One Aureibacillus halotolerans genomic region harbors:
- a CDS encoding metallophosphoesterase, with product MKNEKITRRSFIKRLFGWFTGLVVTATGGYSYATYLEPRWVETTHHTIPSKNLPKSFQSFKIVQVSDTHVGYHYEEQQLENLVTKINGLQPDLIVFSGDLMDSPNQYETPNHLTSILKSLKAPYGKIAVYGNHDHGDYGTNIYKNIMENAGFTVLLNQSTTIEKEGEHIVIAGIDDLMLGRPDLAKTMNGISPDDYLIFIAHEPDIAAQSKNLNISLQLSGHTHGGQVQLPFFGPIVLPPLGEKYFDGMYTFPNSDMILYVNRGIGTTRLPYRFFCRPELSVFTLERKT from the coding sequence ATGAAAAATGAAAAAATCACACGTCGTTCTTTTATAAAACGACTGTTCGGCTGGTTTACCGGGCTGGTCGTCACTGCAACCGGAGGGTATAGCTATGCTACCTATCTTGAACCACGTTGGGTAGAGACGACCCATCATACCATTCCGAGCAAAAACCTACCTAAGAGCTTTCAGTCATTCAAAATTGTCCAGGTAAGTGACACGCATGTTGGCTACCATTATGAAGAGCAGCAACTCGAAAACCTTGTCACAAAAATCAATGGCCTCCAGCCCGACCTTATCGTTTTTTCTGGCGATTTAATGGACAGCCCTAATCAATACGAGACGCCAAACCATTTAACGTCCATCCTCAAAAGTCTCAAAGCGCCATACGGAAAAATAGCCGTTTACGGCAACCATGATCACGGGGATTACGGCACAAATATTTACAAAAACATTATGGAGAATGCAGGCTTTACTGTCCTTCTCAATCAATCAACAACCATTGAAAAAGAAGGTGAACATATTGTCATCGCCGGTATAGATGATCTTATGTTAGGACGTCCCGATTTGGCAAAAACAATGAATGGTATATCCCCTGATGATTATCTTATCTTTATTGCTCATGAACCTGACATTGCTGCACAATCAAAGAACTTAAATATTTCATTGCAGCTTTCCGGCCATACGCATGGCGGGCAAGTTCAACTTCCGTTTTTCGGTCCTATTGTGCTCCCACCACTAGGGGAGAAATACTTCGATGGTATGTACACTTTTCCAAACAGTGACATGATTCTTTATGTGAATCGAGGCATTGGGACGACCCGGCTTCCTTATCGTTTTTTTTGCCGCCCCGAACTCTCCGTATTTACACTAGAGAGAAAGACTTAA
- a CDS encoding AEC family transporter has protein sequence MISQWFTIVSTIIAPVFVLVIIGVILQRKFHLDMYTLSKMNLYLLVPALIFTKLYETAISLHEFFTIAGLTLLSLAILYLVARVITTVFRFSKSMRIAFSNSVIFYNSGNYGVPVNDLVFRSDPYAMSIQVIVLLIQNIVTFSYGIFSLQSSDKSFWQALLSYAKLPVLYAMLAAIALNVTKIDLPLALYTPATYISDAVIAIALITLGCQVAELKLKRNLGKVYGSLSLRLLLGPAIAAGLIYLFQLEGITAQAFFISAAMPTSVNSAIIAQEYNNEPEFSAQTVLASTMLSSVTVSLVIFLSTILY, from the coding sequence ATGATTTCGCAATGGTTTACTATTGTGTCCACCATTATTGCTCCGGTCTTTGTTCTTGTCATAATTGGCGTCATTTTACAACGAAAGTTCCACTTAGATATGTATACGCTGAGCAAGATGAATCTTTATCTTTTAGTGCCCGCACTCATTTTCACCAAGCTTTATGAAACGGCCATTTCTCTTCATGAGTTTTTCACGATTGCAGGACTTACACTGCTATCGTTGGCAATTCTTTACTTGGTAGCCAGAGTGATCACAACGGTGTTCCGGTTTTCGAAAAGCATGCGGATTGCCTTCTCGAATTCAGTGATCTTCTATAACTCCGGAAATTATGGCGTTCCAGTCAATGACCTAGTGTTCCGATCAGATCCTTATGCCATGTCAATCCAGGTCATCGTATTGCTCATCCAAAACATCGTAACGTTTTCCTACGGTATTTTTTCGTTGCAGTCTTCGGACAAATCTTTTTGGCAAGCTCTACTGTCATATGCCAAATTACCTGTTTTGTACGCCATGCTGGCTGCTATCGCTCTCAATGTTACAAAAATTGATTTACCACTGGCGCTATATACACCAGCAACGTATATTTCAGATGCCGTCATTGCGATTGCACTCATCACCCTCGGTTGTCAGGTCGCTGAGCTTAAGCTAAAACGCAATTTAGGGAAAGTGTATGGGTCTCTATCCTTGCGTCTCCTCCTCGGGCCTGCTATCGCTGCTGGACTAATTTATTTATTTCAACTGGAAGGCATTACAGCCCAAGCTTTTTTTATCTCCGCCGCTATGCCGACGTCGGTGAACAGCGCTATTATCGCGCAAGAGTACAACAACGAGCCGGAGTTCTCTGCGCAAACGGTGCTCGCTTCGACAATGTTGTCTTCAGTGACAGTGAGCTTAGTCATTTTTTTAAGCACGATCCTTTACTAA
- a CDS encoding EAL domain-containing protein has product MDPLDIVTQKDSVFPVFQGVYSADDWRVNACEVYGRLKQTTHDMPLGPFFHDASVPEEYRFEIDVHLYHQAIEQFLITEDIATLFLNAHPDVLLEHGEELIEMLLTYERERGLKLDSLVIEMSLSSFHGDLEHLHHFIMYLKTYGIKISLDNIGLIETNLDVIGMVSPHFIKVNLRPLLDAEKPQAYHDVMHSLTQLARKIGAAMIFQEIETEFQLQYAWRNGGQYYQGNFLDQPNGSIEKSSIQLDHLNAIFSRFIRHEKNKLKRRLAIEEELQKKLEDALLLSEDHTDNELLSYIGTLFQHESFRIYLCDGDGFQKSANMVWRDSEWAFQQEYMGKNWSWRPYFLENIVRMESGGKGILSDLYSDIETKQNIRTFSFPVQEHLYVFIDLSYEFLFKNDHHV; this is encoded by the coding sequence ATGGACCCATTAGATATCGTGACACAAAAGGACAGTGTTTTTCCAGTTTTCCAAGGGGTGTATTCAGCAGATGATTGGCGTGTGAACGCTTGTGAGGTCTATGGAAGACTAAAGCAAACGACGCACGATATGCCATTGGGACCGTTTTTTCACGATGCCAGCGTTCCAGAGGAATACCGATTTGAAATCGATGTCCACCTCTACCATCAGGCGATTGAGCAATTTCTTATCACAGAGGACATTGCAACCTTGTTTCTGAATGCCCATCCAGATGTGCTGTTAGAACACGGAGAAGAGCTCATTGAAATGCTTCTTACTTATGAGAGAGAACGTGGGTTAAAGCTCGACTCGCTTGTGATTGAAATGAGCCTGTCCTCATTTCATGGAGATTTGGAGCATCTGCATCATTTTATCATGTATTTGAAGACCTATGGAATAAAAATTTCGCTCGACAACATTGGGCTGATTGAAACGAACCTTGATGTCATCGGAATGGTTTCGCCACATTTTATAAAAGTGAATCTTCGCCCATTGCTTGATGCTGAAAAACCTCAGGCATATCACGATGTAATGCACTCTTTAACTCAACTTGCGCGGAAGATTGGAGCAGCGATGATCTTTCAAGAAATTGAAACTGAATTTCAGTTGCAATATGCTTGGAGAAACGGTGGGCAATATTACCAAGGAAATTTTTTAGATCAGCCAAACGGCTCAATCGAAAAGTCATCCATACAGCTGGATCATTTGAATGCCATTTTTAGTCGCTTTATTCGTCATGAGAAAAACAAGCTGAAAAGGCGTTTAGCCATTGAAGAAGAGCTGCAAAAAAAGTTGGAGGATGCACTGCTTTTGAGTGAAGATCATACCGATAATGAACTTCTGTCTTATATAGGTACACTGTTTCAACATGAAAGTTTCCGTATTTATTTATGTGATGGAGACGGGTTTCAAAAATCGGCAAATATGGTGTGGCGTGACAGTGAGTGGGCATTCCAACAAGAGTATATGGGGAAAAATTGGAGCTGGCGTCCCTATTTCCTTGAAAATATTGTTCGTATGGAGTCGGGTGGCAAAGGTATTCTTTCAGATCTTTATTCAGATATTGAAACAAAGCAAAACATCCGAACATTTTCTTTCCCTGTGCAGGAGCACTTGTATGTATTCATTGACCTATCTTACGAATTTTTATTTAAAAATGATCATCACGTCTAG
- a CDS encoding N-acetyldiaminopimelate deacetylase, producing MTFNAIQVRRDLHQIPELGFKEYKTQRYLLDIIEALPQERIEVEMWRTGILVKVNGTSPNGRCIGYRADMDGLPIEEETGLPFASTHSGQMHACGHDMHMTIALGLLTKVVNQPIGDTMLFLFQPAEEGPGGAAPMMASDAFRRWLPEEIYALHIAPQFPVGTVALKSGLLFANTSELFITLKGKGGHAAYPHQTHDMVVAASYLITQLQTVVSRRVDPMDHAVLSIGKLQAGNVQNVIAETARIEGTMRTMSPEAMDAFKKEVEGHVKAIELAFHCQATIDFGANYYQVENNDEVATTLIRHFKQSTTLRFLECEAAMTGEDFGYMTKEIPGCLFWLGVGPTEGLHSSKIIPDEAALDLAIQELYRYFSSK from the coding sequence ATGACATTTAATGCGATCCAAGTAAGGCGTGACCTTCATCAAATTCCCGAACTTGGCTTCAAAGAGTATAAAACACAGCGCTACCTTTTAGACATAATAGAAGCACTGCCACAAGAGCGAATTGAAGTGGAGATGTGGCGGACTGGTATTCTAGTGAAGGTGAATGGCACATCACCAAACGGAAGGTGTATTGGCTACCGTGCAGATATGGATGGCCTGCCCATCGAGGAAGAAACAGGGCTACCCTTTGCTTCAACTCATTCAGGGCAAATGCATGCGTGTGGTCATGATATGCATATGACCATTGCGTTAGGCCTGCTGACTAAAGTTGTCAATCAGCCGATAGGAGACACAATGCTCTTTTTATTTCAGCCCGCTGAAGAGGGCCCAGGAGGAGCAGCACCTATGATGGCATCAGATGCATTCCGGCGCTGGCTGCCTGAAGAAATTTACGCATTGCATATTGCTCCGCAGTTTCCAGTAGGCACTGTCGCCTTAAAATCAGGACTGCTTTTTGCGAATACATCTGAGCTTTTTATTACCCTAAAGGGAAAAGGTGGCCATGCTGCATATCCACATCAAACGCATGACATGGTTGTTGCCGCATCGTATTTAATTACCCAACTGCAAACGGTTGTTTCACGTAGAGTCGACCCAATGGACCACGCAGTTCTAAGCATCGGAAAACTCCAGGCTGGCAATGTTCAAAACGTGATCGCAGAAACAGCACGAATTGAAGGCACGATGAGAACAATGTCTCCTGAGGCAATGGACGCTTTCAAAAAAGAGGTCGAGGGTCATGTGAAAGCGATTGAACTTGCTTTCCACTGCCAAGCGACCATTGATTTTGGTGCCAATTACTATCAGGTAGAAAATAATGATGAGGTGGCCACTACCCTTATACGCCATTTTAAACAATCTACAACACTGAGGTTTTTAGAATGCGAGGCTGCAATGACTGGTGAGGATTTTGGCTATATGACAAAAGAAATCCCAGGTTGTTTGTTTTGGCTCGGAGTTGGTCCTACCGAAGGACTTCATTCATCGAAGATCATTCCTGACGAAGCAGCACTGGATCTAGCCATACAAGAATTATATAGGTACTTTTCATCTAAGTGA
- a CDS encoding YkyB family protein, producing the protein MQKSEQANWSISTIAQAIFVINKHAKTATNPRDLYSLKHKAIRKLIEKKEAKKIGMHFTKNPKKSQQHSDLLIRVGDYYFHVPPSKSDFAEVPHLGTVSESYRNPKTSMTLTKAKNVLQDYTGWRQTSDEKHSGHKQRQAPVFKRLGESYPWKP; encoded by the coding sequence TTGCAAAAAAGCGAACAAGCAAATTGGTCCATTTCAACCATTGCGCAAGCGATCTTTGTCATTAACAAGCACGCAAAGACGGCGACGAATCCTCGCGATTTGTATTCTCTTAAACATAAAGCGATACGCAAACTTATAGAAAAAAAAGAAGCAAAGAAAATCGGCATGCACTTTACGAAAAATCCTAAAAAATCTCAACAACACTCGGATTTACTTATACGTGTAGGGGATTATTATTTTCATGTGCCACCGAGCAAATCTGATTTTGCCGAAGTACCGCATCTTGGCACGGTAAGTGAAAGCTACCGGAACCCAAAGACATCAATGACTTTGACGAAGGCGAAAAATGTGTTACAAGACTATACAGGCTGGCGTCAAACGAGTGATGAAAAGCACTCAGGTCATAAACAACGTCAAGCACCTGTATTTAAACGACTAGGGGAAAGCTACCCGTGGAAGCCATAA
- the abbA gene encoding antirepressor AbbA, with protein MNREKFTVEERDLILESLFNQDMVAEVIASEIADNERRKERVPDEQMKRLSNLYDRLQKRT; from the coding sequence ATGAATAGAGAGAAGTTCACTGTCGAAGAGAGAGACCTTATTTTAGAGTCACTGTTTAATCAAGACATGGTAGCAGAAGTGATTGCTTCAGAGATTGCGGATAACGAAAGAAGGAAAGAAAGGGTGCCAGACGAGCAAATGAAAAGGTTATCAAATCTTTATGATCGTCTGCAAAAACGTACATAA
- the dapD gene encoding 2,3,4,5-tetrahydropyridine-2,6-dicarboxylate N-acetyltransferase — protein sequence MKQMDANEIIQFIQNSEKETPVKVHIKGDIENISFGEHTKTFITGNTGVLFGEWSEISVAIKANEAAIEDYVVENDRRNSAIPLLDLKHIHARIEPGAVIRDQVEIGDNAVIMMGALINIGSVIGEGTMIDMNVTLGGRATVGKNCHIGAGAVLAGVIEPPSAKPVVVEDDVLVGANAVILEGVTVGKGAVVAAGAVVTEDVPPDTVVAGIPARVIKKIDDSTRSKTEIKQELRNLKKDN from the coding sequence ATGAAACAAATGGACGCCAATGAAATCATTCAATTTATTCAAAACAGCGAAAAGGAAACTCCTGTAAAAGTACATATAAAAGGGGATATCGAAAACATTTCCTTTGGTGAACACACGAAAACATTTATTACTGGAAATACGGGAGTCTTGTTTGGTGAATGGTCAGAGATCTCAGTTGCTATTAAAGCAAACGAGGCAGCCATTGAAGATTACGTTGTTGAAAACGATCGTCGTAACTCTGCCATTCCATTGCTAGATTTAAAGCATATCCATGCACGTATTGAGCCAGGTGCCGTCATTCGTGATCAAGTTGAAATTGGTGACAATGCCGTCATTATGATGGGTGCCCTAATCAATATTGGTTCGGTTATAGGAGAAGGCACAATGATTGACATGAACGTTACACTTGGTGGACGTGCAACGGTCGGGAAGAATTGTCACATTGGAGCAGGAGCTGTTCTTGCTGGTGTGATTGAGCCTCCATCTGCCAAGCCTGTTGTTGTAGAAGACGATGTGCTTGTCGGAGCAAATGCTGTTATTTTAGAAGGCGTAACCGTCGGGAAAGGCGCCGTCGTGGCTGCAGGGGCTGTCGTTACAGAGGATGTCCCACCAGACACTGTCGTCGCAGGGATCCCTGCTCGTGTGATTAAGAAAATTGATGACAGCACACGCTCAAAAACAGAAATTAAACAGGAGCTTCGTAATCTTAAGAAAGATAACTAA
- a CDS encoding ATP-dependent Clp protease ATP-binding subunit, with the protein MNCQHCHQRPASVQLRMKINNNKESIHLCQQCLLTLEKQHQQNPNAFYGQMMGGQSGAVTQQQTSQESLLESLATDLTDQANAGAIDPVIGRHDEIQRVIEVLNRRNKNNPVLIGEPGVGKTAIAEGIALRIADKNVPNKLLNKRVMLLDVASLVSNTGIRGQFEERMKQLVDEIQSRDDILLFVDEIHLLVGAGQTQDSQMDAGNILKPALARGKMQLIGATTLKEYRAIEKDAALERRFQPVIVDEPTEDEAVAILQGLQQRYEEYHRVLYTEDAIKASVQLSKRYIQDRQLPDKAIDLMDEAGSVLNLSHEEKDENQIEHRLTDVRKEKEEATANEAYERAAQLRDEEKRLLEQKQHATSDIPEVTREVIEQLIQKKTGIPVSRLEEDEQTRMKELEMRLSQQVIGQVEAVQKVAKAVKRSRAGLTSKHRPSGSFLFVGPTGVGKTELSKSLARELFGDEDALIRLDMSEYMEKHAVSKLIGSPPGYVGHDEAGQLTEKIRRQPYSIVLLDEIEKAHPDVQHMFLQIMEDGRLTDSQGRTVSFKNTILIMTSNAGTQVKTLDTLGFSTGEEMAQESQLLSSLGDYFKPEFLNRFDSIVSFNALERDHLVDIVGLMLDTLKDALSEKAITLRVTDVAKEIIADLGDYKAFGARPLRRAIQEHVEDAIADLLVEAEVSVTSILVDAEEGKLSVQATT; encoded by the coding sequence ATGAATTGTCAACATTGTCATCAACGTCCTGCTTCTGTGCAATTGAGGATGAAAATAAATAATAATAAAGAATCAATACACTTATGCCAACAATGTTTGCTGACTCTTGAAAAACAACATCAGCAAAACCCAAACGCGTTTTATGGACAAATGATGGGTGGTCAAAGTGGAGCGGTTACTCAGCAGCAGACGTCACAAGAAAGCTTACTTGAATCATTGGCTACTGATTTAACGGACCAAGCGAACGCAGGTGCTATTGATCCGGTCATAGGACGTCACGATGAAATTCAAAGAGTAATCGAGGTTCTCAACCGTCGAAACAAAAACAATCCGGTTTTGATTGGTGAACCAGGGGTTGGGAAAACGGCGATTGCTGAAGGGATCGCCTTGCGAATTGCTGATAAAAATGTACCGAACAAGCTATTAAACAAACGAGTCATGCTTCTCGATGTTGCCTCACTCGTTTCAAACACGGGCATACGTGGCCAATTTGAGGAACGCATGAAGCAGCTCGTGGACGAAATACAATCACGCGATGACATTTTGTTATTCGTGGATGAAATACACTTGCTTGTTGGTGCAGGACAGACTCAAGATTCGCAAATGGATGCTGGGAACATCTTAAAACCGGCGCTTGCACGCGGAAAAATGCAGCTCATTGGGGCGACGACATTAAAAGAATATCGCGCGATTGAGAAGGATGCTGCACTTGAACGTCGCTTTCAGCCGGTGATCGTTGATGAACCTACGGAAGATGAGGCTGTTGCGATTTTACAAGGCTTGCAACAGCGTTATGAGGAGTACCACCGTGTCCTCTATACGGAGGATGCCATTAAGGCAAGTGTACAGCTGTCTAAACGTTACATTCAGGACCGGCAGTTGCCAGACAAGGCGATTGACTTGATGGATGAAGCAGGATCTGTTCTCAATTTGTCACATGAAGAAAAGGATGAAAATCAAATAGAGCATCGTTTAACGGACGTGCGCAAGGAAAAAGAGGAAGCAACGGCAAACGAGGCATACGAGCGTGCAGCTCAACTGCGGGATGAAGAAAAACGCTTGCTTGAGCAAAAACAACATGCGACCTCGGATATTCCTGAGGTAACGCGTGAAGTGATCGAGCAGCTCATTCAGAAGAAAACAGGTATTCCCGTTTCGCGTTTAGAAGAAGACGAGCAAACGCGCATGAAGGAGCTTGAAATGCGCTTGTCCCAACAGGTCATTGGCCAGGTCGAGGCGGTTCAAAAAGTTGCCAAAGCCGTGAAACGCTCACGTGCAGGTCTTACCTCGAAACACCGCCCATCAGGATCATTCTTATTTGTTGGTCCAACAGGGGTCGGGAAAACGGAGCTGTCTAAATCGCTTGCTCGAGAGCTGTTTGGTGATGAAGATGCTTTGATTCGATTGGACATGAGTGAGTACATGGAAAAGCATGCCGTGTCGAAGTTGATTGGCTCACCTCCAGGCTATGTTGGGCATGATGAAGCGGGTCAACTAACTGAGAAAATTCGTCGCCAGCCCTATAGTATTGTGTTGCTCGATGAGATTGAAAAGGCACATCCAGATGTGCAGCATATGTTCCTGCAAATTATGGAGGATGGGCGTCTTACCGATAGTCAGGGGCGCACAGTGAGCTTTAAAAACACTATTCTTATCATGACAAGCAACGCAGGTACTCAAGTCAAAACGCTCGATACACTTGGGTTTTCGACAGGCGAGGAAATGGCTCAAGAAAGTCAGTTGCTTTCTTCGTTAGGCGATTATTTTAAACCAGAGTTTCTAAACCGCTTTGATAGCATTGTTTCTTTTAATGCCCTTGAGAGAGACCATCTCGTTGATATTGTTGGTTTGATGTTAGACACTTTAAAGGATGCGCTCAGCGAAAAAGCAATCACTCTGCGTGTGACGGATGTCGCAAAGGAAATCATTGCGGATCTAGGCGACTACAAGGCGTTTGGTGCCCGTCCATTACGTCGAGCCATTCAGGAGCATGTTGAAGACGCGATTGCTGATCTATTAGTTGAAGCAGAGGTTTCTGTAACGAGCATTCTTGTCGATGCTGAGGAAGGTAAATTAAGTGTTCAAGCAACTACCTAA
- the proC gene encoding pyrroline-5-carboxylate reductase: MMQGKQIVFLGAGSMAEAMIRGLLANQLVEPNQITVLNRTNAERLKELQQQYGVTASQDLDSCISRASVVVMAVKPKDAEEIFARISSLIDHSPLLLSVIAGLSTETMTHWTSKNTKVVRVMPNTSSAISMSTTGYCTGKAVSTEDKAIVHSLLSGFGTAYEIEEAKMNLFTGLAGSSPAYMYAVMEYFEDTAKAHGFTEEEGRQWIVDVMAGAAEMVRQTNRTPAELRAQVTSPKGTTYEGLARLEAGQAKDVFREAIEASAEKAQEFEEAFKQTTKSKA, translated from the coding sequence ATGATGCAAGGAAAACAAATCGTATTTCTAGGTGCTGGCTCTATGGCAGAGGCAATGATTCGTGGACTTCTTGCCAATCAACTTGTCGAACCTAACCAAATCACCGTTCTCAATCGGACAAACGCCGAACGGCTAAAGGAGTTACAACAGCAGTATGGCGTTACAGCTAGTCAAGATCTTGACAGTTGCATCTCACGGGCATCTGTAGTCGTCATGGCTGTCAAACCGAAAGATGCTGAGGAGATTTTTGCTCGCATTTCTTCCCTTATAGACCATTCTCCCCTGCTACTTTCTGTCATTGCAGGACTCTCTACAGAGACAATGACGCATTGGACCTCCAAAAACACAAAGGTCGTTCGCGTGATGCCAAATACATCTTCAGCCATTTCAATGTCTACAACAGGCTATTGCACAGGAAAAGCCGTCTCAACAGAGGACAAAGCCATTGTGCATTCGTTGCTTTCAGGCTTTGGCACGGCCTATGAAATTGAAGAAGCAAAAATGAATCTCTTTACGGGGCTTGCTGGAAGCAGTCCAGCCTATATGTACGCTGTGATGGAATATTTTGAGGATACTGCAAAAGCACACGGCTTTACAGAGGAAGAGGGGCGCCAATGGATTGTTGACGTTATGGCGGGTGCTGCTGAAATGGTACGGCAAACGAACCGAACGCCAGCGGAGCTTCGTGCTCAAGTCACATCTCCAAAAGGAACGACGTATGAAGGACTTGCTCGGCTAGAAGCAGGACAGGCAAAGGACGTTTTCCGAGAAGCCATTGAAGCATCCGCTGAAAAAGCACAGGAATTTGAGGAAGCGTTCAAGCAAACAACGAAAAGCAAAGCATAA
- a CDS encoding HPr family phosphocarrier protein: protein MKKHMTFTLRNRISAATLMALSHRLKEEKRDVTFTLEQTSINADDTLSLISFFLVAPMNSTISLTCDEEDAEQVLYYVTQTILEENRPMANTSA, encoded by the coding sequence ATGAAAAAGCATATGACATTTACTTTACGCAATCGAATTTCTGCCGCGACACTTATGGCCTTATCCCATCGTTTAAAAGAAGAAAAACGTGATGTCACATTCACACTTGAGCAAACTTCAATTAATGCCGATGATACGCTAAGCCTCATCTCTTTTTTCCTCGTAGCACCAATGAACAGCACAATCAGTCTCACATGCGATGAAGAGGATGCGGAACAAGTATTGTATTATGTGACACAAACCATACTTGAGGAAAATCGACCGATGGCGAACACTTCAGCATAA
- a CDS encoding mechanosensitive ion channel family protein — MGEGNFNWSNEVLTRLISQAGLIALKLVLIIVLFFIIRALGKKLIGSAFEKYQKKNTVNAGRIRTLEKLSINVFSYALIFFTVVTALSNLGVSVTSIIAGAGVVGLAIGFGAQGLVSDVVTGFFVLLEKQIDVDDYVTVGGLDGVVEEVGLRTTQIRGFDGTLHFIPNREITTVSNHSRGNMRAMVDIGISYDDDIDRALSVIQEVCDKVSAEDSSFKDGPNVIGVQSLGASEIVLRVIGKTENGMQWAGERTLRKRLKEALDVNGIEIPYPHQVYMEKKADI; from the coding sequence ATGGGAGAAGGAAATTTCAACTGGAGCAATGAAGTACTTACCCGGCTCATTAGTCAAGCTGGGCTCATTGCCCTAAAACTCGTACTTATCATCGTACTCTTTTTCATTATTCGTGCGTTAGGGAAAAAACTAATTGGTTCAGCATTTGAGAAGTACCAGAAAAAGAATACCGTCAATGCAGGTCGGATACGCACATTGGAGAAATTAAGTATTAATGTGTTTTCCTATGCGCTAATCTTTTTCACGGTTGTTACAGCACTTTCAAATCTAGGGGTGTCTGTGACATCCATAATTGCGGGAGCTGGTGTCGTTGGACTAGCCATAGGTTTCGGGGCGCAAGGTCTTGTTAGCGATGTTGTCACAGGATTTTTCGTCTTACTAGAAAAGCAAATTGACGTAGATGATTATGTAACGGTTGGAGGCCTGGATGGTGTTGTTGAGGAAGTTGGATTACGGACGACACAAATTCGTGGCTTTGATGGTACATTGCACTTTATTCCTAACCGTGAAATCACAACCGTGAGCAACCATTCTCGAGGCAATATGCGCGCTATGGTTGATATCGGCATTTCCTATGACGACGACATTGACCGGGCTTTAAGTGTTATACAGGAGGTTTGTGACAAAGTCTCAGCGGAGGATTCCTCCTTTAAGGATGGCCCTAATGTGATTGGCGTGCAAAGCCTCGGTGCCTCTGAAATTGTCTTGCGAGTGATCGGGAAAACCGAGAATGGGATGCAGTGGGCAGGCGAACGCACGCTTCGAAAGCGACTTAAAGAAGCTCTTGATGTAAATGGCATTGAAATCCCCTACCCACATCAAGTATATATGGAAAAAAAAGCTGATATTTAA
- a CDS encoding LysR family transcriptional regulator, giving the protein MNTSDLRLLQVLAEERNMRKAAERLFVSQPALSQRLKNLEQQWNAQFFLRSARGVTVTPAGEKVIAYAIDTLNNEEMVRDELRTLNDKVHGTLKLAVASILGQYWLPVLLKRFVEQFPKVRISLTTGWSSEMMKQLYNDEIHLGFVRGNRNPDWSGRTIHLMTDHFYLVDRDIQSFDELESTDKPFILFKSDSTYYQEIHDWWHHHYNASPERTIVVDQIETCKQLALQGIGYAILPSIALTKGDEAFYKIPLKKKDGSPLTRDTWLIGSEASFGLSQVQAFVAIVDELNGRVRT; this is encoded by the coding sequence ATGAATACGTCAGATTTGCGTTTGTTGCAGGTGCTTGCTGAGGAACGAAATATGAGAAAAGCGGCTGAACGTCTGTTTGTATCACAGCCGGCATTGAGCCAGCGCTTAAAAAATCTTGAGCAGCAATGGAATGCACAATTTTTTCTTCGCTCTGCCCGAGGTGTGACAGTGACGCCTGCTGGTGAGAAAGTGATTGCCTATGCGATTGACACATTAAATAACGAAGAGATGGTTCGTGATGAATTGCGTACGCTTAATGATAAGGTGCATGGCACATTAAAGTTGGCTGTCGCTTCGATTTTAGGTCAGTATTGGTTGCCAGTGTTGCTAAAGCGTTTTGTCGAGCAATTTCCAAAGGTTCGCATTTCGCTGACAACGGGGTGGAGCTCTGAGATGATGAAGCAGCTTTATAACGATGAGATTCATCTTGGCTTTGTCCGAGGCAATCGCAATCCTGATTGGAGTGGTAGAACCATCCACTTGATGACAGACCATTTTTATCTTGTTGATAGAGACATTCAATCCTTTGACGAGCTTGAATCCACTGACAAGCCATTTATTTTATTTAAAAGTGACTCGACATATTATCAAGAAATTCATGATTGGTGGCACCATCACTACAACGCCTCGCCTGAAAGAACGATTGTCGTTGATCAAATTGAAACGTGTAAGCAGCTTGCCTTGCAAGGCATCGGGTATGCCATTCTCCCATCTATCGCGCTGACAAAGGGAGATGAGGCCTTTTATAAAATTCCTTTGAAAAAAAAGGATGGCTCTCCTCTTACACGTGATACGTGGCTTATAGGTTCTGAAGCTTCATTTGGTTTATCCCAAGTACAGGCGTTTGTGGCGATAGTCGATGAACTCAATGGAAGAGTACGTACGTAA